The Nocardia sp. BMG51109 nucleotide sequence GCGAGCGCGTCGCTGGCGCGGATCGCCCAGCACGCGGGGATCTCCAAGGGCGTCATCTCCTACCACTTCGACGGCAAGGACGATCTGATGACGCAGCTGGTGATCCAGCTGTATGTGGCGGGGGCGGAGCGGGTCGGTCCGGCCGTCGCCGCGGCCACCGGCGCGCGCGAGCAGCTGCTGGCCTACATCGGATCGAATCTGGAGTTCATCGACGCCAATCGGCGTTACGTGGCGGCGCTGACCGATGTGGTGTTCAACCTCCGCGACGCCGAGGGCCGGCCGCGCTTCGCCGGCGCGGACGACGAGGCGGAGATCGTCGGGCCGCTGATCGATCTGCTGCGCGACGGGCAGCGGTCCGGCGAGTTCGGTGAGTTCGATCCGGCGGTGACGGCCCGGCTGATCCGGGACTCCATCGACGGCGCCGCCGGCCGGGCGTCCCGGGAACCGGACTTCGACATGGGCGCGTACGCGGCGCACATGTGCCGGCTGTACGACATGGCCACGCGAAAGGACCAGCAGTGACGACGACGAGGGATGCGGCGGTGCCGCAGGGCGTTTCCGATGGCCGGCCGCCGCCGTTCGCGCTCGGCGCGGTCACGTTCGTCGCGGCGCTGAGCGCGGCGGCGCTGGTGGTCTCCCTCGGGCGGTACGGATTCTTCGGCGACGAGCTGTATTTCGTCTCCGCCGGCCGCCGCCTCGCGGTGAGCTACGCCGACCAAGGGCCGCTGGTTCCGCTGATCGCGCGGGCGATGGACGAGCTGGCCCCGGGATCGCTGGCGGTGCTGCGCATTCCGGCGGCCGTCGTGACGGTCGCGACGGTGTTCGTGAGTGCGCAGATCGCGCGGGAATTCGGCGGCGGCCGGGGCGCGCAGGTGCTGACCGCGCTGGCCTACGCCACGTCGCCGTTCCTGCTGGTGCAGGGGACCCAGCTGGCCACCAACACGATCGATACCGCGCTGTGGGTGCTGATCACCTGGCTGCTCGTGCGGTGGGTCCGGACTCGCCGCGATGTGCTG carries:
- a CDS encoding TetR/AcrR family transcriptional regulator, with amino-acid sequence MRPENGPGGQRSFIEEARRRQIIAAAVEVISEAGYASASLARIAQHAGISKGVISYHFDGKDDLMTQLVIQLYVAGAERVGPAVAAATGAREQLLAYIGSNLEFIDANRRYVAALTDVVFNLRDAEGRPRFAGADDEAEIVGPLIDLLRDGQRSGEFGEFDPAVTARLIRDSIDGAAGRASREPDFDMGAYAAHMCRLYDMATRKDQQ